In a single window of the Nicotiana tomentosiformis chromosome 8, ASM39032v3, whole genome shotgun sequence genome:
- the LOC104121106 gene encoding abscisic acid receptor PYR1: MDKPETSFNEPEPESRTGSSSSTTIITHHLTVPPGLTSQEFQELSPSITEFHSYRVNSGQCSSLLAQRIHEPEATVWTVVRRFDKPQTYKHFIKSCSVSEDFRIAVESTRDVSVISGLPAATSTERLDILDDDRHVTGFSIIGGDHRLRNYRSVTTVHGFERDGEIWTVVLESYVVDVPEGNTEEDTRLFADTVVKLNLQKLATVTETLAREAAAGDDGDASHR, encoded by the coding sequence ATGGATAAACCAGAAACCTCATTCAACGAACCCGAACCGGAATCTCGAACCggttcatcatcatcaacaacaatcaTAACCCACCACTTAACGGTTCCGCCCGGTCTAACTTCACAAGAATTCCAAGAACTGAGTCCATCCATCACTGAGTTCCACTCTTACCGAGTCAACTCGGGCCAATGCTCTTCCCTACTTGCGCAGCGCATCCACGAGCCGGAAGCTACCGTCTGGACCGTGGTCCGCCGGTTCGACAAGCCCCAAACGTACAAGCACTTCATCAAGAGCTGTTCGGTAAGTGAAGACTTTCGGATAGCAGTGGAGTCCACCCGTGACGTCAGCGTCATCTCTGGTTTACCGGCTGCTACCAGTACCGAACGGCTCGATATCTTGGACGATGACCGGCACGTAACCGGGTTTAGTATCATTGGTGGTGACCACCGGCTGAGGAATTACCGGTCTGTTACGACGGTGCATGGATTCGAACGTGATGGGGAGATCTGGACCGTTGTTTTGGAATCTTACGTTGTTGATGTACCTGAAGGGAATACGGAGGAAGATACCCGTCTTTTTGCTGATACTGTTGTCAAGTTGAACCTTCAGAAGTTGGCTACTGTAACAGAAACTTTGGCACGTGAAGCTGCTGCTGGTGATGATGGTGATGCGAGTCACAGGTGA